GCTCTACAACTTCCCTGTACTCCGTCTGGATTGCTTCTCTTAGTGTCTGAAAACATATTTCATAACATGCTCATTTACCAGTAGCATGTATGGTCACATAGTAGTATAAACTGACATTTTGAAGCGCTTTTCAAGCTTTATCGGACTACTAAATGTTAGACAGGCCAACTAAAGGTGGTTTGTGTTTAGCTTTCGCCTTTTTGATACAATATGGGCTATTTAGTAGCAGCAGTTACAGTctataagcaagaaaataacatatTTAGCAGGTAGACTCTGTGCAAGAGTTGATGAAATGCGTACCTGAAACTCTGATATGCGTTCTCTCAACCTCATAGTCAATGTACTGCACATATGATTATTATGAAGTGGAATCAATAATGCAAAAACTAGAATAGAAgtgaaaagaaaaacaagcaagagGATGACAGAAGGAGTATACATTGTCACTGAGGTCCGAGATCGGTCCACACTTGATCCCTTGTGAAAGACCGGCTTTTCTCTGTTTGCAAGATTCTTGAAAGAAATCAGAGGAGCGTGTGATTAATTATAGTGGAGAATTGCATACATCAAATCTATAAGCATAGCGGAATACTATTGGATTACTATGCGTACTTCTCATGCATTAGTTGGTAAAAGTCCTAGGCATAGCGCAAAATAGCTCACCTCTTTATTCAATTGCTGAAGTTTTGATTTTGTGAGCCGTGCAACCTTTGTCACTTCATTAACATCCTTCTCCATGCGCCTTTTGATATCTGCAATTCATAAAAAAGGAACAAATTGGAAAAGAAATTGGAGAAAGGGAAATCATGTTTGCCCTCTCATGTTTGGAGAAAACAATCAAAATTAGTACCTTTCATAGCTGATGCCTTAGTGACAATTTTTGATTCCTCGTTTGAGTTCTACATAAAGATCCAAGACTGTTATAGAGATGGATGTCATGATTGTTAAAATAACCGTTCAATTAAACTGGTTTGGGGGACAAATAACGTTATTTAAGATCAACTTATTTGCATTCTTGTTATGACAGAAGCCGGTATACTCTGAATGAAAAGGAAACAGCACTCGATTGACAACATATAGGCATATGGCCATATGTGACACCTGACAATATAGAAAGCCACAAACTCTGAAGTACTACTGAGGTTTAGTGGTCCAAACTCCTATAAGAGACCCTATATTTGAACTTAGATAAATTGAACAACTCCAATTTGGTACTCTTACTCACCTGAAGATCCTTCAGTAGTTTTGTCAACGTCTCAAGCAACTTATCAATCTCCCTGACCTGAATGTCATAATAACACAGAGCTCAACTCACAAGAAGAAAACCATGCCACATGAATTCTACCGGCTATGCCCACACACAAAGAGACTCGAAAATACAGAAAAGGAAAAGGAGGCACCTGTTCATAGAAGCCATCGAAACCTGGCTGTGCGGAACCCGACAGGTCGCCTTGCAAACCTAGCTCAATATCGACATTCCCCGGGGGCCGTTCCTCCTTGTTGAGCTCAAACGAATTCTGTTAAATTGGCAAATGTAATTATGGAATTACTTTTCAGTGTTACAATTTATAAACGCAGAGATAGTACCTTTTACCAAAACTCACTGAAGAACAGTTAAAAAAAACTCACTGAAGAACGAACTATCTGGAATCAAGGCATGGGGAAAGAAACTGAAGGTTATTTTTTGTGTTACCCTCCACGCAGAAAATAAGAGATTTTTGGAAACTTATGTTGTCTTGAAGAATATATCAACGTGTCCATGACAAATGGTCAACAAAATTTAGCAGTGCAAATGATTCCTCTTCGCCTTGAAATTCCCAGTGTCAACAAGATGCTCAATTCCACGAAAGATCTAAAGACTGAACTTTCCAAAAATAAACATCTAAAAAGTTTAACAAACATCAACTCAGCAGTACATCTAGTTGTAGTAGGGACGCAGTTTATCAAGGCCGATCCAGCCACGAACTAATCCTAAGCATAATCCAAGTCTTGACACAACAATTCGGTAAATCCTCGCAAGAACTCAAAGTTGGCTAAAGGAAAACAAGAACCCCATGGCAGGACCTCTTAATTTCACATTTACGCCCCTAAAACCACCGCAAGAATCAACGATTAACACGAAGATAAACAGCAGGGAAAGAGATCGTACCGAGAGGAGGTTGCGCATCCTGGAGAGCGGCGACCGGCGAGAAGGCGCGGAACTGCTCCACGAAATCGCAGACAAATTTCGCGGGGAAAGAGAGACAGGAGAGGTGGGCGGGTTCTTGGAGACCGGAACAGATCGGGGAACGCGGCTTTTATTATCGGTGATTTTGGGTTGAAAAGAAGGAAGGTTCGCGTCTGGAGAGGAAACAATCAAATGAGAGAACTCGTCTGGGGTTTATTGCCTGCGAAAGGAAGGAGAAGCGAGGCCTGTAAGACTTGGCATCCGCTGTGGCTCAGCACAACACCAGACACCATTTTTGGGTGACCAATGGATGTTGTGCaagggtttcttcttctttttattttcttttcttctgtTGACAGAGATGGGTCTAACAGAAAACcccatttttttgtgcgtaagatAATCTGAACATATGATAGTTTTTTTTAAATCAACATGTTCTATCTTAGAAATAATACATTATACTATTAAAAAAGAGACCATTCAGGACTACCACCATGAGCCACTCAGGACTCGAGCCCGGGTGGGCTAGCTCGCTCCTTGCGAGCCTAGCCAACAGGGTGACACCTGTTCTCAACAATACATTATATGAGACGTCATCTTTCTTTAACGCATCctattttaattaatttaatcatcACATACTTTTATATGCTTGGGAGCATTAACTTCA
This window of the Triticum aestivum cultivar Chinese Spring chromosome 5D, IWGSC CS RefSeq v2.1, whole genome shotgun sequence genome carries:
- the LOC123119835 gene encoding syntaxin-132 isoform X2 encodes the protein MRNLLSNSFELNKEERPPGNVDIELGLQGDLSGSAQPGFDGFYEQVREIDKLLETLTKLLKDLQNSNEESKIVTKASAMKDIKRRMEKDVNEVTKVARLTKSKLQQLNKENLANREKPVFHKGSSVDRSRTSVTITLTMRLRERISEFQTLREAIQTEYREVVERRVFTVTGERADEETIDKLIETGDSEQIFQRAIQEQGRGRVLDTLQEIQERHDMVKEIETKLLELQQIFLDLSVLVEAQGEILNNIEVQVTGAVEHVQTGTNLLQKARVLQKNTRKWTCIAIIILLIIVLVIVLSLKPWAKK
- the LOC123119835 gene encoding syntaxin-132 isoform X1 encodes the protein MRNLLSNSFELNKEERPPGNVDIELGLQGDLSGSAQPGFDGFYEQVREIDKLLETLTKLLKDLQNSNEESKIVTKASAMKDIKRRMEKDVNEVTKVARLTKSKLQQLNKENLANREKPVFHKGSSVDRSRTSVTMYTPSVILLLVFLFTSILVFALLIPLHNNHMCSTLTMRLRERISEFQTLREAIQTEYREVVERRVFTVTGERADEETIDKLIETGDSEQIFQRAIQEQGRGRVLDTLQEIQERHDMVKEIETKLLELQQIFLDLSVLVEAQGEILNNIEVQVTGAVEHVQTGTNLLQKARVLQKNTRKWTCIAIIILLIIVLVIVLSLKPWAKK